One genomic window of Camelina sativa cultivar DH55 chromosome 5, Cs, whole genome shotgun sequence includes the following:
- the LOC109133016 gene encoding uncharacterized protein LOC109133016, with the protein MDQALCSLEERFKQFQNICCHCRKKFFKVEVDKILPSINYVTRKIKFFGYHIYRERIGSRA; encoded by the exons ATGGATCAAGCTCTATGTTCTCTTGAGGAGAGATTTAAACAATTTCAGAA TATCTGTTGCCACTGCAGaaagaagtttttcaaagtTGAAGTTGATAAAATCTTACCTTCGATCAACTATGTCACAAGAAAGATTAAATTCTTTGGCTATCATATCTATAGAGAGAGAATTGGTTCGAGAGCTTGA